A window from Populus trichocarpa isolate Nisqually-1 chromosome 3, P.trichocarpa_v4.1, whole genome shotgun sequence encodes these proteins:
- the LOC7479236 gene encoding zinc finger A20 and AN1 domain-containing stress-associated protein 1, which translates to MGSEQNDGTSFPPAEPKLCVNGCGFFGTAANMNLCSKCYRDLRAEEEQAASAKAAMEKTLNINPKQNIDSKVVVDAPQVVVANSVQSVVSAEASSSAETVVAGGDQVPSKPANRCFSCSKKVGLTGFQCKCGGTYCGTHRYAENHECLFDFKGAGRDAIAKANPVIKANKVERF; encoded by the coding sequence atgGGTTCTGAGCAAAACGATGGCACAAGCTTCCCACCAGCAGAGCCAAAGCTTTGTGTTAATGGGTGTGGATTTTTTGGTACGGCTGCAAACATGAACCTTTGCTCCAAGTGTTACCGTGACCTTCGTGCCGAAGAAGAGCAAGCTGCCTCTGCCAAGGCTGCCATGGAAAAGACACTGAATatcaatccaaaacaaaatattgattCTAAGGTTGTTGTCGATGCCCCTCAAGTTGTGGTGGCTAATTCCGTGCAGTCAGTTGTGTCTGCTGAAGCTTCTTCGTCAGCAGAAACTGTTGTTGCTGGTGGTGATCAGGTGCCATCAAAGCCGGCAAATAGGTGCTTTAGCTGCAGTAAGAAGGTTGGTTTGACAGGATTCCAGTGCAAGTGCGGTGGCACTTACTGCGGGACTCATAGGTACGCAGAGAATCACGAGTGCCTCTTTGATTTCAAAGGTGCTGGCCGTGATGCAATCGCGAAGGCAAATCCTGTGATTAAGGCTAATAAGGTGGAGAGGTTCTGA
- the LOC7479237 gene encoding protein LITTLE ZIPPER 2 has product MCTNGVDRIPSPFHPSKRRQRSKKCKVQVIGLTCRRSGYEEWEEKNMELKNLKLYLENQSIVEENEKLRKKASLLHQENLALMSELQKKFPHLDRFSNTLLLLHKH; this is encoded by the exons ATGTGCACTAACGGAGTAGACAGGATCCCTTCTCCTTTCCACCCTTCAAAGAGAAGGCAAAGATCAAAGAAATGTAAGGTTCAGGTTATTGGGCTCACCTGCAG GAGGTCAGGATATGAGGAATGGGAGGAGAAGAACATGGAGCTAAAGAACTTGAAGCTGTATTTAGAGAACCAAAGTATTGTTGAAGAGAACGAGAAGCTGAGGAAGAAAGCTAGTCTTCTCCACCAAGAAAACCTGGCCTTAATGTCTGAACTTCAAAAGAAATTCCCTCATTTGGATCGCTTCTCCAACACCCTACTTCTCTTACACAAACACTAG